Genomic DNA from Lactuca sativa cultivar Salinas chromosome 8, Lsat_Salinas_v11, whole genome shotgun sequence:
atgtgctaTCATTGTTTTCTTTTTCCTCTATTAGGTTCATTTTTTTGAATAATGTGCTATCATTGTTTTCTTTTTCCTCTATTAGGTTCATTTTTTTGAATAATGCAACTATTGACATTTTAGGTAAAATCTTCAAAAAAatcttaaacttttgaaaaaagtttcaatttagtcttaattttttttgaatagAAAAATCCAAGAATTTTGAGGTGTTGAGCAAGTCATCTATACCACATGGTCAAAAAAGATTAAAGTGTAAGGTTTAAACGGTTTATTGGATTTTTCTATTTAAACAAAAGATTATgactaaattaaaacttttcctAATAGTTTGAGACTTTTctgaatatttttcaaaattttaactgAGATGAGGATTATTAAGgacattttatgtaaaaaaaataactGGGCCATACCTTTGACATTTGCaatcaatttttatttttgtttttcaaataatTTGATAACGGCGTTCTCTCtaaaatagcaacatattttcaagagtttttcaactttttGTTAACTATACCATTTTAGGGACCTTTTTTTTGAAATAGTTTTGATAGCAATCAACGGCCAGTAATCACGATCCGCGTTAGTCTAATCTAACCAATCAGATCAGTTTTACACAGCCTATATAAACACATCCCAATACGCCAACGATCACATCCTACTTTTCGAATTCATCTACTACAAACACATCTTCTCTATTTCCATTTTCCCTCCAACTGTATCAATGGCACCCAAGGCAGCTGCCGGAAAGAAACCAGTAGCGGAAAAGGCTCCGGCTGAGAAGGCACCAGCGGAGAAGAAGCCCAAGGCGGAGAAGAAACTCCCAAAAGACGCATCGGCTGCCGGAGCagataagaagaagaagagacaCAAGAAATCAGTCGAGACCTACAAGATCTACATCTTTAAGGTTTTGAAGCAGGTTCACCCTGACATTGGTATCTCTAGTAAGGCAATGGGCATCATGAACTCATTCATCAACGACATTTTTGAGAAGCTCGCTCAGGAGGCATCTAAGCTTGCAAGGTACAACAAGAAGAACACTCTGTCTTCGAGGGAGATTCAAACTGCAGTCAGACTTGTACTTCCCGGGGAGTTGGCTAAGCATGCTGTGTCTGAAGGTACCAAGGCTGTGACAAAGTTCACTAGCGGTTAGATTGTCTTGATCTGTTAGTATATGTAGTAATCTGGTTTTCGTTGGTTTTTGGGATTCCTGATGTAATTACCTTCTAGGTGAAAAGTTCTGAAATTGAAATGAAACTATCTTGTTTTTGTAATGGAATGTTCTTGTTAATCATCTTATGTTTCTTTTTGATTTCATCAAATGAAATTAGGCTTGATAGTCTTCGTTTTTATCCATTTGTATTGTTTTGTATCGATTACATTCGACACACACCAGGTGTTTGTGTTTATGCCAAAGATCACCCAGTTACAATTTTGAACATACGAATATCGTTTTTATACTTTCATTCACTCCAACATTTGTGAGAAGAAACCTTGTTTTTAAATGTGCAATCAGAGAACCCCCCCTCTGATGAATGCGATTAACAATTGGTTCCTTTTGTCGGTAGAAAGTTGTGGCCACATTTGTTGCTTTTGATTTTAGTTGATGTGTCATGGCTTGTTTGTACATATATTGTGTAGGAGTCTAGTTTATGGACATGAGATGCAACTGAGGTTCTGTTGAAATATACATTCTATACTCAAACATAAACATTAATTGTTGAAAGGTATATTGTGTTTAGTTGTTATTATTTGAAGGGGTGTTTGTGAAAGTTTTATGCAGGAAAGAGTTGATCGGGTTTGTACGCCGGATCTTTATGGGTCATGGTTACTCTGTTTTTTTGTTGAAGACCCGATTTATTTAAAGTTGTGCTTCTCTCTTTGTAGATAGATTGCAGATATTATTCCTTAGATATTTTCTCTCGTTTAGGGTTTTCATTGTTCTATTGATTTTTTTAGATCTTGTTCTTACTTGTACATCAGAGAGTGAGTGTTAATGTAGAGAGGTTTTTGGTGTAAGTTGATGTATAATCGAActggtttatagtgaataaactgTTCAAGTTGGGAAAATTTGGTGTTTTTTACTTtctttacatggtatcagagcttaagGCTCCTTCATCCTCTTCGTAGATGTTCATCGGAGACTCGTCTTCTTCATCGATGTTCATCGGAGGTTCACAACTCAGAACAGTTTCATAAAAGGTTGTTTCTAACCTTTTCTTCCTTTTTCTTTTGTTATTTCTGGTTGGTCGATCGACTTAGTTCTTTTATTGTTTTCGTTCTTTCGATCCTGGTGCTGTGAAGTTTTTTTGTGTGTTATTGCAGGTGCTTGTGGCTGATTCTTGTACTGTTCGCCTGAATAGTTGAACATCAGCCAAACTATCAACGATTCTTCTCAAATGGATTAATCTGTTTAAGTCTGAAATAACTCTCTAGGGGTCGGATTTCATCACCGATAAACCCAACGTTGAGAACGGACAAACAGAGTCGATTTGTGTCTTCGTTTCGTCTTTAAAGCACTGTGAGGGTTTTCttgttcctttttccctcttttaTATTGTGATTGGGAGATCCTGGTTGTTTTATATACACcagttgtttgtttttcttgTTTCGATTGTTTTCTGTGGCTATGTATTGATTGTCTTGAGCCCCGACAAACGTGGTGACCATCTGGACTCTAAGTCAATACACGGGTCTGATTTCTGTCTGTATTTCTTGATTATCTGATTGGTTATTTGTTTGTCTTGTTCTTATGGTTGGTCCTACTGAGTCTCCTAGTAGTAGTGGAAAGGATGATCAAGTTAATTTTGATGATCCTCTCTTTGTTCATCCTTCAGATAATTCCACTACCACTATTGTTACTATAAAACTATCtggaaatgaaaattttagactTTGGAAAAGCTCTATGTCTAGAGCACTTAGGGCCAGAAATAAACTTGGGTTTGTAGATGgttcttttcagaaaacaaagGTAGATGAGTCTAAAAGTTCTAAATGGGATAGAGCCAATGCTGTAGTTTGTTCTTGGCTTTTGTCATCCATATTAGATTCCATCTATCAGAGTCAAGCTTATTCAGATGTTGCTGAGGGTATTTGGAACAATCTTTTTGAAACCTATAATAAGTCGGATGGATCTGTTGTTTTTAACATTCATCAACAGATTAATTCCTTGAAACAAAATGGTATTTCGCTATCAGACTATTTTAataaagggtaaattacaccaatagTCCCTCGTACAGTTGCCAAAAAACATGTTAAGtccctatttttaaaaattaactcggaccgtcccttaTATCGTAAAACGGTACATATTTCGTCCCTTATTACATTAAATTTGCATGCTTTGTCCCTTGTAAGAATTggaatgactaaaatgccctttataatttttttttcatttatttttaatatttattattaatttattaaacttAATATCTATATATCTATCTTTTTGTTTTGTTGAAGAAGACTTAAGCACCACTACCACCACTTGACTGCACAAACACCACCGGAATGCACAAATCTCCAGAGCCATCACCGGAATGCACAACCAAACACCACTTGTTCCCCGGAAAAATAACCACAAAACCACCATCGCCACCCTCCTGTACAACAACCGATAACCACCCCCTTTTAACACTACATGTCACCGCTCCATCATCATTACCGTCGGAGGATCTAGCCTTTTGCTGGAGTGCAGATCTGAACGGTAAGGTAGAAGTGTAGGGAGTGCTGCAGTATCAATACCCTCTCACCGGAAAAACAAGAGGCGGCTAAGGTTTGGTGCAACGATGGACCACCCATATTTTCCGGTGCAACCGCCTCAAATACTCCCTTCTTCATTCCCCTCTAATAGTGAAACCTTATTCTATCTTCTCAGTTCGATCGACAACCACAGACCGAGAATCAGAAACCAGATCTGCTACCCTATCGTCGGGAATGAGGATGATGACGTAGATGAAGATGAAGGGTGTTGGCAGTTCGTTCTATCTTCTCAGTTCGTTCTTCTTTTTCTGTTCAATGAGGATGATGACGTAGATGAAGGGTGTTGGCAGGAATGCATTTGAAGGGTGGTGTACAGACGATGAATGATCGCAGCGATGGTTGCTCTGATGATTGCCTTGCTCCTATGGTGGCTGAGATAGAGTTTGTGAGATGCACATAAAGAAATGGATGAGATTTGTGGTCGTCCGTTGGGTTGCAGAAGAGAGAAGACGGTGGATGAATAGATTTCGTCGGTGGCTGCTTCATGGTTGCAGTTTGTCGATAGTTAGAGGAAAAGGGGGAAACGAGTACGGGGAAAGAAAAAAAAtggggggcgggggggggggggggttgaagatacgtttttttttttttttttttttttttttttttttttttctttttaatgtaaaaataataaaagaataaaagaaaattaaaaaagaaattgttaagggtaaaatagtctttttatgtctGGAGGGACTAAGCGTGTAAGAAAAAACAAACCTAAGGAccgtccgagttaatttttgaaaatagggacgaaaCGTGCTTTTGGACACATGCACGAGGGACTAATGGTGT
This window encodes:
- the LOC111911134 gene encoding histone H2B.3 yields the protein MAPKAAAGKKPVAEKAPAEKAPAEKKPKAEKKLPKDASAAGADKKKKRHKKSVETYKIYIFKVLKQVHPDIGISSKAMGIMNSFINDIFEKLAQEASKLARYNKKNTLSSREIQTAVRLVLPGELAKHAVSEGTKAVTKFTSG